A portion of the Stigmatella aurantiaca DW4/3-1 genome contains these proteins:
- a CDS encoding RNA polymerase sigma factor, giving the protein MTAGVAGLPAVTQIYRMHRTRALAIARRIVGDSDDAEDVVQDVFARLAHQPENFQGRAAWTTWLHRIMVNSSINWLRARKRRERLSHEPQEPASPEAQAVGQEMQRHFGEALKETNELQRQVLWLREVRGFSYPEIAQVLHIPEGTVKSALHRGRVRTLEVLEERDQRP; this is encoded by the coding sequence ATGACCGCCGGTGTCGCCGGTTTACCCGCAGTCACGCAGATCTACCGTATGCATCGTACCCGTGCGCTGGCCATTGCGCGGCGCATCGTGGGGGACTCCGACGATGCGGAGGACGTGGTCCAGGACGTGTTCGCCCGTCTGGCCCATCAGCCCGAAAATTTCCAGGGACGGGCCGCCTGGACGACGTGGCTGCACCGCATCATGGTGAACAGCAGCATCAACTGGCTCAGGGCGCGCAAGCGCCGGGAGCGGCTGAGCCACGAGCCCCAGGAGCCCGCGTCTCCGGAAGCCCAGGCAGTGGGCCAGGAGATGCAGCGGCACTTCGGAGAGGCCCTGAAGGAGACCAACGAGCTTCAGCGCCAGGTGCTGTGGCTCCGGGAGGTGCGGGGCTTCAGCTACCCGGAGATTGCCCAGGTGCTGCACATCCCCGAGGGCACGGTGAAGAGCGCGCTCCACCGGGGACGGGTGAGGACCCTGGAAGTGTTGGAGGAACGCGATCAACGCCCATAA
- a CDS encoding glycoside hydrolase family 3 N-terminal domain-containing protein encodes MSAALRSSLVLLALVLLVPGSASAQAGKPQGFSSRSPNEARVERLLATLSLREKVGQLLLAYPQLNKDGPVEVGGVLFVGGTLKKLDAAKARIRSSRERARIPPFFAVDIEGGSFNRLDRYPSLKALPLARELAALEDAEVEAWGLRAGKAMQEVGLNMNLAPVFDVAPQGHMFRNGRAFSGDPAVVKKKATAFARGLAKAGVVAIGKHFPGYGDLDADSDHERATVDWDEARVRREAEAFRAADRFLGGVMMSNIVYSRFGPKPAILEPALVALAHEGGGLSVTDDVAIRALADQIGAEPEEVLRQAFLAGNDLILTTAPPDWAQGLDYFGILMTLAESTPQNTERLDAAVRRVLRLKDRMGLLDGM; translated from the coding sequence ATGAGCGCCGCACTCCGTTCATCGCTCGTCCTCCTCGCGCTCGTGCTGCTTGTCCCGGGTAGCGCCTCCGCTCAAGCAGGCAAGCCGCAGGGCTTCAGCAGCCGTTCTCCCAACGAAGCACGCGTGGAGCGCCTCCTCGCCACCCTGTCCCTGCGCGAGAAGGTGGGGCAGTTGCTCCTGGCCTACCCGCAGCTCAACAAGGACGGGCCCGTGGAGGTGGGGGGCGTGCTGTTCGTGGGCGGCACGCTCAAGAAGCTCGACGCGGCGAAGGCCCGCATCCGTTCGAGCCGGGAGCGCGCCCGGATTCCGCCCTTCTTCGCGGTGGACATCGAAGGCGGGAGCTTCAACCGGCTCGACCGGTACCCCTCCCTCAAGGCCCTGCCGCTCGCCCGGGAGCTGGCCGCGCTGGAGGACGCCGAAGTCGAGGCGTGGGGCCTGCGCGCCGGTAAGGCCATGCAGGAGGTGGGGCTCAACATGAACCTGGCCCCTGTGTTCGATGTGGCTCCCCAAGGCCACATGTTCCGCAATGGGCGCGCCTTCTCGGGAGACCCCGCGGTGGTGAAGAAGAAAGCCACGGCCTTCGCGCGAGGCCTGGCCAAGGCGGGGGTGGTGGCCATCGGCAAGCACTTCCCAGGCTATGGAGACCTCGACGCCGACTCGGACCACGAGCGCGCCACCGTCGACTGGGACGAGGCGCGCGTGCGCAGGGAGGCCGAGGCATTCCGGGCAGCGGACCGCTTCCTGGGAGGGGTGATGATGTCGAACATCGTCTACTCACGGTTTGGACCGAAGCCCGCCATCCTCGAGCCAGCCTTGGTGGCCCTGGCGCATGAGGGCGGGGGGCTCAGCGTGACCGACGACGTGGCCATCCGCGCCCTGGCCGATCAGATCGGCGCCGAGCCAGAGGAGGTGCTCCGGCAGGCCTTCCTGGCGGGAAATGATCTCATCCTGACCACCGCCCCCCCCGACTGGGCCCAGGGGTTGGACTACTTCGGCATCTTGATGACGCTGGCCGAATCGACGCCCCAGAACACGGAGCGCCTGGACGCCGCAGTGCGGCGTGTCCTCCGTCTCAAGGACCGGATGGGGCTGCTGGACGGAATGTAG
- a CDS encoding M50 family metallopeptidase yields MQTASGAKLNAGRVALLLLFLGAGWYFWETAALLPLKLLVVMMHESGHALATLLVGGSVEHITLRIDESGACLSSLPPGIFRKIIVFSGGYLGSAVAGAGLLLATFRFRLRRWVLGAACVWLGAMGVIYAGDPFTLAFCLGTAGVLALAAKFLPEGAVDVLNLFLAAFTALYALFDLRDDLWNSSIRSISDAALLAQHTWVPAIAWAALWTLLGVMLLGWAAYVSMHARPTSRFSSLSMPSRRF; encoded by the coding sequence ATGCAGACTGCCAGTGGCGCCAAGCTGAATGCAGGCCGAGTCGCCCTCCTCCTCCTTTTTCTGGGAGCAGGATGGTACTTCTGGGAGACGGCCGCCTTGCTTCCCCTGAAGCTGCTGGTGGTGATGATGCACGAGAGCGGGCACGCGCTCGCCACCCTGCTCGTGGGTGGCTCCGTGGAGCACATCACCCTGAGAATCGATGAGTCCGGCGCATGCCTGTCCAGCCTGCCCCCGGGGATCTTCCGGAAGATCATCGTCTTTTCCGGGGGCTACCTGGGCAGCGCGGTGGCCGGTGCCGGGCTGCTGCTGGCCACCTTCCGCTTCCGGTTGCGGCGGTGGGTCTTGGGCGCCGCATGTGTGTGGTTGGGCGCCATGGGGGTCATCTACGCGGGGGATCCATTCACCCTGGCCTTCTGTCTGGGCACCGCGGGGGTGCTGGCACTGGCGGCGAAGTTCCTGCCGGAGGGGGCCGTGGACGTGCTCAACCTCTTCCTGGCGGCCTTCACCGCGCTCTACGCCCTCTTTGATCTCCGGGACGATCTCTGGAACAGCTCGATCCGCTCCATCAGCGACGCGGCCTTGCTGGCCCAGCACACCTGGGTGCCCGCCATCGCCTGGGCCGCCCTGTGGACGCTGCTGGGCGTGATGCTGCTGGGGTGGGCGGCCTACGTCTCCATGCACGCCCGTCCCACCTCACGGTTCTCCTCCTTGTCCATGCCCTCCCGGCGGTTCTGA
- a CDS encoding CAP domain-containing protein: MVRMNRSGAVLVGFALLAGCGAEEHVEATPDGVVGEALQIEGSGEEGYSALAYCDDVTTWDANWANFESQVLTLVNQRRAAGASCGGVSKPAVPALALDTRLRCASRKHSKDMAVNNFFSHTGTGNTTPWDRMASAGYTSYTSAGENIAAGQTTPAAVVTGWMNSTGHCNNIMNGSFKKLGVGYYYRAGSTYGHYWTQDFGAP, from the coding sequence ATGGTGCGCATGAATCGTTCGGGGGCCGTTCTGGTGGGGTTCGCGTTGCTGGCGGGATGTGGCGCGGAGGAGCACGTCGAGGCGACGCCCGACGGGGTGGTGGGCGAGGCCCTCCAAATCGAGGGCTCCGGGGAAGAGGGGTACTCGGCCCTGGCCTACTGTGATGACGTGACGACGTGGGATGCGAACTGGGCCAACTTCGAGAGCCAGGTCCTCACGCTGGTGAACCAGCGGCGCGCGGCGGGTGCGAGCTGTGGCGGCGTGAGCAAGCCCGCCGTCCCCGCGCTCGCCCTCGATACGCGGCTGCGCTGTGCCTCGCGCAAGCACTCCAAGGACATGGCGGTGAATAACTTCTTCAGCCACACGGGCACGGGCAACACCACGCCCTGGGACCGGATGGCCTCCGCGGGCTACACCAGCTACACGTCCGCGGGCGAGAACATCGCCGCGGGCCAAACCACGCCCGCCGCGGTCGTGACGGGCTGGATGAACAGCACCGGCCACTGCAACAACATCATGAACGGCAGCTTCAAGAAGCTGGGCGTGGGGTACTACTACCGGGCTGGCAGCACCTACGGGCACTACTGGACGCAAGACTTCGGCGCCCCGTAA
- the gstA gene encoding glutathione transferase GstA, which yields MKLYYTPGACSQSPHIVLRESGLKFEIEKVDLRSHKTEKGTDYYSINPKGYVPALQLDNGQVLTEGPAIVQYVADQKPETKLAPAAGSLERARLQEWLHFIGTEIHKTYSPLFNPAITAEAKQAALEKLSKRFEYVAKQLEGKPFLLGEHLTGADTYLFVMLNWAKNLGPDIAQWPALKSFHERVSARPAVKATLEAEGLTKS from the coding sequence ATGAAGCTCTATTACACGCCGGGTGCCTGCTCCCAGTCGCCCCACATCGTGCTGCGCGAGTCCGGTTTGAAGTTCGAGATCGAGAAGGTCGATCTGCGCTCCCACAAGACCGAGAAGGGCACGGACTACTACAGCATCAATCCGAAGGGCTACGTGCCGGCACTGCAGCTCGACAACGGCCAGGTGCTGACCGAGGGCCCCGCCATCGTCCAGTACGTCGCGGACCAGAAGCCGGAGACGAAGCTGGCGCCCGCGGCCGGCTCGCTCGAGCGGGCCCGCCTGCAGGAGTGGCTGCACTTCATCGGCACCGAGATTCACAAGACCTACAGCCCGCTGTTCAACCCGGCCATCACCGCGGAGGCCAAGCAGGCCGCGCTCGAGAAGCTGAGCAAGCGCTTCGAGTACGTCGCCAAGCAGCTCGAGGGCAAGCCGTTCCTGCTGGGCGAGCACCTCACCGGGGCGGACACCTACCTGTTCGTGATGTTGAACTGGGCCAAGAACCTGGGCCCGGACATCGCCCAGTGGCCCGCGCTGAAGTCCTTCCACGAGCGCGTCAGCGCCCGGCCCGCCGTCAAGGCCACGCTGGAGGCCGAAGGCCTCACCAAGTCGTAG
- a CDS encoding S46 family peptidase: MKTMWLLLLWGVALPVFAGEGKWTPQQVLELDPAWLKAQGLKLPPQRLWDPKRGTGLLAGTVNVGGCSGAFISSSGLVITNHHCVFSIVQEHSSPQRDLISQGFLAQNREAELPGKGARILVPRAFTDVTKEVRAAVPAGADDLVRFKAIERQQKELVAGCEKRPATRCQVASFDGGSQYVLVDSVELADVRLVYAPPRAVGEFGGEEDNWMWPRHTGDFAIVRAYTAPDGSAAQYSEKNVPHKAEFFFPLAPQGVKPGDFVMVLGYPGISFRGLLAEEMADRQARYYPRVIDVYGESIRVLEEEGAKDAAGKIAVASTLKSLHNRAKNASGQLAGLARGRIVEKQREAEAAVVRWAEKRPAHVGALRAREDLLTGLKEEARTWDREFLLGNLRAGARGVTLAATLAQLARERVKPDMEREPEFMERELVRLKDQFEREQKNLFVPAEKRLLQAFVRRAQALGPGERIAAVDKHFGPTFSEKAVAAKADAMYGATKVLTLNERMAMFQESEAQLQARQDPLLAFGLDLATELTALDEVKDRREGARQRLRPEWRRAVLAHAGKPVAPDANGTLRVTFAKVQGYSPRDGVFYTPQTTLSGVLAKHTDAEPFDVPEKVLASAQAKRFGPWADAALKDVPVDFLADADTTGGNSGSPTVNGKGELVGVNFDRVWENVANDFGYNPDVARNVNVDVRYVLWMLDQVENAEGLLRELGVRKGPSVTGEGR; the protein is encoded by the coding sequence ATGAAGACGATGTGGCTGCTACTGCTCTGGGGGGTGGCACTCCCGGTGTTCGCGGGCGAGGGGAAATGGACGCCCCAGCAGGTGCTCGAACTCGACCCGGCCTGGCTCAAGGCGCAGGGGCTCAAGTTGCCTCCCCAGCGGTTGTGGGATCCCAAGCGGGGAACGGGGCTCCTGGCGGGGACCGTGAACGTGGGTGGGTGCTCGGGCGCCTTCATCTCCTCCTCGGGCCTGGTCATCACCAACCACCACTGTGTCTTCTCCATCGTTCAGGAGCACAGCTCGCCCCAGCGGGATTTGATCTCCCAGGGCTTCCTTGCGCAGAACCGTGAAGCGGAGCTGCCGGGCAAAGGGGCCCGGATCCTCGTGCCCCGGGCGTTCACGGACGTGACGAAGGAAGTGCGGGCCGCCGTTCCCGCGGGGGCGGATGACTTGGTGCGCTTCAAGGCCATCGAGCGCCAGCAGAAGGAGCTGGTCGCCGGGTGCGAGAAGCGTCCGGCCACGCGGTGCCAGGTGGCCTCGTTCGATGGCGGCTCCCAGTATGTGCTGGTGGACTCGGTGGAACTGGCGGACGTGCGGCTCGTCTATGCCCCGCCCCGCGCGGTGGGCGAGTTCGGGGGCGAGGAGGACAACTGGATGTGGCCTCGCCACACCGGGGATTTCGCCATTGTCCGGGCCTACACCGCGCCCGATGGCTCCGCGGCGCAGTACAGCGAGAAGAACGTTCCCCACAAGGCGGAGTTCTTCTTCCCGCTCGCTCCCCAGGGGGTCAAACCGGGAGACTTCGTCATGGTGCTGGGCTATCCCGGCATCTCGTTCCGCGGCCTGCTGGCCGAGGAGATGGCGGACCGCCAGGCGCGGTACTACCCGCGGGTCATCGACGTCTATGGGGAGTCCATCCGCGTCCTGGAGGAAGAGGGGGCGAAGGATGCCGCGGGGAAGATCGCCGTGGCCTCGACGCTCAAGAGCCTCCACAACCGCGCCAAGAACGCCAGCGGCCAACTCGCCGGCCTTGCGCGCGGACGCATCGTCGAGAAGCAGCGTGAGGCGGAAGCCGCCGTGGTGCGGTGGGCGGAGAAGCGCCCCGCGCACGTGGGGGCACTGCGGGCACGCGAGGATCTGCTGACGGGCCTGAAGGAGGAGGCGCGGACGTGGGATCGCGAGTTCCTGCTCGGCAACCTCCGCGCGGGCGCGCGCGGGGTGACGCTGGCGGCGACACTGGCGCAGCTGGCGCGCGAGCGGGTGAAGCCCGACATGGAACGTGAGCCCGAATTCATGGAGCGCGAGCTGGTGCGGCTGAAGGATCAGTTCGAGCGCGAGCAGAAGAACCTCTTCGTGCCCGCGGAGAAGCGGCTGCTCCAGGCCTTCGTGCGGCGCGCCCAGGCGCTGGGGCCCGGGGAGCGCATCGCCGCGGTGGACAAGCACTTTGGTCCCACCTTCTCGGAGAAGGCAGTGGCCGCGAAGGCCGATGCGATGTACGGCGCGACGAAGGTGCTCACGCTCAACGAGCGCATGGCCATGTTCCAGGAGTCCGAGGCCCAGCTCCAGGCGCGCCAGGACCCGTTGCTGGCCTTCGGGCTCGATCTGGCCACCGAGCTCACCGCCCTGGACGAGGTGAAGGATCGCCGGGAGGGTGCCCGGCAGCGCCTGCGCCCGGAGTGGCGGCGGGCGGTGCTGGCCCACGCGGGCAAGCCCGTGGCCCCGGATGCCAACGGCACCCTGCGTGTCACCTTCGCCAAGGTGCAGGGCTACTCCCCCCGGGATGGGGTCTTTTACACGCCGCAGACGACGCTCTCGGGCGTGCTCGCCAAGCACACGGATGCCGAGCCGTTCGACGTGCCGGAGAAGGTCCTCGCCTCGGCGCAGGCGAAGCGCTTCGGGCCCTGGGCGGACGCGGCGCTGAAGGACGTGCCGGTGGACTTCCTGGCGGACGCGGACACCACGGGAGGCAACTCCGGCAGCCCCACGGTGAACGGCAAGGGAGAGCTGGTGGGGGTGAACTTCGACCGGGTCTGGGAGAACGTGGCCAATGACTTCGGCTACAACCCGGATGTGGCGCGCAACGTGAACGTGGATGTCCGCTACGTGCTGTGGATGTTGGATCAGGTGGAGAACGCAGAGGGGCTGCTGCGGGAGCTGGGTGTCCGCAAGGGTCCTTCGGTGACAGGGGAGGGCCGCTGA
- a CDS encoding SGNH/GDSL hydrolase family protein — MAFRPAAAAGSPPPAEAPQEARQERLAAAQFIARALAPADSRRLTEHSAEEQELRRLAASLHAPGAHLENPCLERTGPFCTRTVLEPFFSALDGLRTGQTSSPVKIAAFGNSLIAGDRIVDIVREQFVRRFGDGGRGLLLIDRLAPYGPRTRTGTADGWAVHTVGELKESSWPFGLSGVVHVSNQPRARSRFSLSGESRGTLFWLDQNPGPVELRVDGHPLLQTEPRNEGQHQQADFMLPAGAKTLELIAHQRGTALQGLALDKSGPGIILDTLGVPSADASLFLRADAAMVADQLRARAPSLVLVMLGGNEVKRLQWKRSTSSQVERDLRRFLQRVTRATPNAACLVVGPVDAVLGPEATQPFQQREHLDEVIDMEREIALEEGCAFFDMFTAMGGTGAIQRFHTQGLMHEDLVHPKGRGLDVLGALLADGLLRSWEDTPRTEPSAALARAWATLLGVELLSHGAHPTPQARGVALLPGEPEGPWTAGIRRVLDTARTRGPSPGLSLAGPSSLKCATLVPRLGMAADGSGCLPVTPPPFPAGLQDPFQRGSVVGAWLLAELVRYDTLASAWQVP, encoded by the coding sequence ATGGCCTTCCGCCCCGCTGCGGCCGCGGGCAGCCCGCCCCCCGCGGAGGCCCCCCAGGAAGCCCGCCAGGAGCGGCTTGCCGCCGCCCAGTTCATCGCGCGCGCGTTGGCACCGGCGGACTCCCGCCGGCTGACCGAGCACTCGGCGGAGGAGCAGGAGTTGCGCCGGCTGGCGGCATCGCTCCATGCCCCAGGAGCCCACCTGGAGAACCCCTGCCTGGAGCGGACAGGTCCGTTCTGCACCCGGACCGTGCTCGAGCCGTTCTTCTCCGCGCTGGATGGGCTGCGCACGGGCCAGACGTCCTCGCCGGTGAAGATCGCTGCGTTCGGCAATTCGCTGATCGCCGGAGACCGGATCGTCGACATCGTCCGGGAGCAGTTCGTGCGCCGGTTCGGAGACGGGGGCCGAGGCCTGCTGCTCATCGACCGGCTTGCCCCCTATGGCCCCCGGACGCGCACGGGCACTGCGGACGGCTGGGCGGTGCACACGGTGGGAGAACTCAAGGAGTCCTCCTGGCCGTTTGGGCTCTCGGGGGTGGTGCACGTCTCGAACCAACCGCGCGCTCGGTCCCGCTTCAGCCTCTCGGGCGAGAGCCGGGGCACCCTGTTCTGGCTGGACCAGAATCCGGGCCCCGTGGAGCTGCGCGTCGACGGACACCCCTTGCTCCAGACGGAGCCTCGGAACGAGGGCCAGCACCAGCAGGCGGACTTCATGCTGCCCGCGGGGGCCAAGACGCTGGAGCTCATTGCCCACCAGCGCGGAACGGCGCTCCAGGGGCTCGCCCTCGACAAGTCCGGCCCGGGCATCATCCTCGATACGCTGGGAGTTCCCTCGGCGGACGCCAGCCTCTTTCTCCGGGCGGACGCGGCGATGGTCGCCGATCAGCTCCGGGCCCGCGCGCCCTCGCTGGTGCTCGTCATGCTGGGCGGCAACGAGGTGAAGCGCCTCCAGTGGAAGCGCTCCACGTCCAGCCAGGTGGAGCGGGACCTTCGCCGGTTCCTCCAGCGTGTCACGCGGGCCACGCCCAACGCAGCCTGCCTGGTGGTGGGCCCCGTGGATGCCGTCCTGGGCCCCGAGGCCACCCAGCCCTTCCAGCAGCGGGAGCACCTGGACGAAGTCATCGACATGGAGCGGGAGATTGCCCTGGAGGAGGGATGCGCCTTCTTCGACATGTTCACGGCCATGGGCGGCACGGGCGCCATCCAGCGATTCCACACCCAGGGGCTCATGCACGAGGACCTGGTGCACCCCAAGGGGCGAGGGCTGGATGTGCTGGGCGCCTTGCTGGCGGATGGGCTGCTGCGCAGCTGGGAGGACACTCCCCGCACCGAGCCCTCCGCCGCGCTGGCGCGAGCCTGGGCAACGCTCCTGGGCGTCGAACTTCTGTCCCATGGGGCGCACCCCACGCCCCAAGCCCGGGGCGTGGCGCTGCTGCCCGGTGAGCCGGAAGGTCCCTGGACGGCTGGCATCCGGCGCGTGCTCGACACGGCCCGGACCCGAGGCCCCTCCCCGGGACTCTCGCTGGCGGGCCCCTCGTCCTTGAAGTGCGCGACGCTCGTTCCCCGCCTGGGCATGGCGGCGGATGGCAGCGGCTGCCTTCCCGTCACGCCTCCTCCGTTTCCCGCGGGCCTCCAGGATCCGTTCCAGCGTGGCAGCGTGGTCGGCGCCTGGCTCCTGGCGGAGCTTGTCCGGTACGACACCCTGGCCTCGGCCTGGCAGGTCCCATGA
- a CDS encoding AAA family ATPase, producing the protein MRDMASAGTPSTAPWLEELDILIRARYPMLYLVSWEEHRVESLLAELARSHGKALFHWSIIRGLRNVGSARAASLPEDTRNPIDAIAAIEKLTEPSLVVLKDFHPYLEDKGVVRAVRELAHFLKHGAAPGIRPRGPLRPPLEAWPAGRADLKTWGLESSLSSPVLSPERDNLEFSPCRSGCWQRWLSLFPSWRTRTVLITGVSGSKTAGRPSRTARSNAMTGGT; encoded by the coding sequence ATGAGAGACATGGCCTCCGCAGGCACTCCCTCCACGGCACCGTGGCTGGAGGAATTGGACATCCTCATCCGCGCCCGCTACCCGATGCTCTATCTGGTCTCGTGGGAGGAACACCGGGTGGAGTCCCTTCTGGCCGAGCTGGCCCGCTCGCACGGCAAGGCGCTCTTTCATTGGTCGATCATCCGGGGACTGCGCAACGTGGGCAGCGCCCGCGCGGCGAGCCTGCCCGAGGACACGCGCAATCCCATCGATGCCATCGCCGCCATCGAGAAGCTCACCGAGCCCTCGCTGGTGGTGCTCAAGGACTTCCATCCCTACCTGGAGGACAAGGGCGTCGTGAGGGCCGTGCGCGAACTGGCCCACTTCCTCAAGCACGGGGCTGCTCCTGGCATTCGTCCTCGCGGTCCTCTTCGTCCCCCTCTGGAAGCCTGGCCCGCCGGGAGGGCGGACCTGAAGACATGGGGGCTTGAATCTTCCCTGTCCTCCCCCGTCCTCTCTCCAGAACGCGATAATCTGGAGTTCTCCCCATGTCGAAGTGGCTGCTGGCAACGATGGCTTTCTCTCTTCCCGTCCTGGCGTACGCGGACGGTCCTCATCACCGGGGTGAGCGGATCGAAAACCGCCGGGAGGCCCAGCAGAACCGCCAGGAGCAACGCGATGACCGGCGGGACCTGA
- a CDS encoding peptide MFS transporter, producing the protein MSSTAPVEWKGPASNRQWLGHPVGLFVLFFTEMWERFSYYGMRGLMKLYMVNYLFITVRQTLQGKAYDGVGNPEEVLGWGFIRSLLPSVDPSELSLCVTEKVKGLMAGDAAAGILPLAADTAHSIAQQTCSVSPNASVLYGIYTGLVYLTPVAGGLLADRYLGQRQSVFIGGILMALGQFVLFGSESLFFIGLLLLIIGNGFFKPNIATQVGSLYPPGDPRRDGAFTIFYVGINLGAFICNLICGTLAAMVGWRYGFLAAGVGMCLGLLVQLFGQKYLAPDTRQQREDNGAMAQAQPLTPGEWKRVWALVALCALNIVFWAVYEQQGNTMQTWADEKSNWPSWASSTWYQSANPFFIFVLAPFFDRFWAWQSKRGSEPSSVAKMAIGCFILGLSFIVMVVGARVVGDGTGSLLWPVACAMLLTVGELYLSPIGLSLVTKVAPVRVVSLMMGIWYMSSFFGNTLSGFIGRLYTTMSKEGFFLVLMVMGLAAGTAIWLFNKPLKRAMASSSQ; encoded by the coding sequence ATGTCATCGACCGCGCCTGTTGAGTGGAAGGGCCCTGCCTCGAACCGCCAATGGCTGGGACACCCCGTCGGTCTCTTCGTGCTCTTCTTCACCGAGATGTGGGAGCGCTTCTCGTATTACGGGATGCGCGGCCTCATGAAGCTGTACATGGTGAACTACCTGTTCATCACCGTGCGGCAGACGTTGCAGGGCAAGGCCTATGACGGGGTGGGCAACCCGGAGGAGGTGCTGGGCTGGGGCTTCATCCGGTCCCTGCTGCCCTCGGTGGACCCCTCGGAACTCTCCCTGTGCGTCACGGAGAAGGTGAAGGGCCTCATGGCGGGCGACGCGGCCGCGGGAATCCTGCCCCTGGCGGCGGACACGGCCCACAGCATCGCCCAGCAGACGTGCAGCGTGAGCCCCAACGCCTCGGTGCTCTATGGCATCTACACGGGCCTGGTCTACCTGACGCCAGTCGCGGGCGGTCTCCTCGCCGACCGGTACCTGGGCCAGAGGCAGTCGGTCTTCATCGGCGGCATCCTGATGGCCCTGGGCCAGTTCGTCCTCTTCGGCTCCGAATCCCTGTTCTTCATTGGCCTGCTGCTGCTCATCATCGGCAACGGCTTCTTCAAGCCGAACATCGCCACCCAGGTGGGCAGCCTCTATCCCCCGGGAGATCCTCGCCGCGACGGTGCCTTCACCATCTTCTACGTGGGCATCAACCTGGGCGCCTTCATCTGCAACCTCATCTGCGGCACCCTGGCGGCGATGGTGGGCTGGCGCTATGGCTTCCTCGCCGCGGGGGTGGGCATGTGCCTGGGCCTGCTGGTGCAGCTCTTCGGGCAGAAGTACCTCGCCCCGGACACCCGGCAGCAGCGGGAGGACAACGGCGCGATGGCCCAGGCGCAGCCGCTGACCCCCGGCGAGTGGAAGCGCGTGTGGGCCTTGGTGGCGCTGTGCGCGCTCAACATCGTCTTCTGGGCCGTCTACGAGCAGCAAGGCAACACGATGCAGACCTGGGCCGACGAGAAATCGAATTGGCCTTCGTGGGCCTCTTCCACTTGGTACCAGTCCGCCAACCCCTTCTTCATCTTCGTGCTGGCGCCGTTCTTCGATCGCTTCTGGGCCTGGCAGAGCAAGCGTGGCTCCGAACCCTCCTCGGTGGCGAAGATGGCCATTGGCTGCTTCATCCTCGGCCTGTCCTTCATCGTCATGGTGGTGGGGGCCCGCGTGGTGGGCGATGGCACGGGCAGCCTGCTCTGGCCCGTGGCCTGCGCGATGCTGCTGACCGTGGGCGAGCTCTACCTGTCCCCCATCGGCCTGTCGCTGGTGACGAAGGTGGCTCCGGTGCGCGTCGTCTCGTTGATGATGGGCATCTGGTACATGTCCAGCTTCTTCGGCAACACCCTGTCCGGCTTCATCGGGCGGCTCTACACGACGATGTCCAAGGAGGGCTTCTTCCTCGTCCTCATGGTCATGGGGCTCGCCGCGGGCACCGCCATCTGGCTGTTCAACAAGCCGCTGAAACGGGCGATGGCGTCCTCTTCCCAGTGA